Proteins found in one Chrysemys picta bellii isolate R12L10 unplaced genomic scaffold, ASM1138683v2 scaf177, whole genome shotgun sequence genomic segment:
- the LOC135978235 gene encoding fibrinogen-like protein 1-like protein, translating into MDTEGKGWTVVQRNSYNTEITWKESWSTYKYGFGNVQHYYWLGNEYLSLLTRQTIYKVRFVVEDKSNNTRYAEYDIFSVEDEPSGYPLRLGRYSGDGEDYLTTYHSGLGGIHDNMKFSTSDKDQDQASGNCASSYGGWWYDKCQNVLLNGKGYIYWAGFCKSGECKSSLILVKPTDVCWVRQEEPILLGSQRR; encoded by the coding sequence atggacaccgaaggcaaaggctggaccgttgtccagagaaattcttacaacacagagatcacctggaaggagtcctggagcacctacaagtacggctttgggaacgtgcagcattattactggctgggcaacgagtacctgtccctgctcacgcggcagaccatctacaaggtccgctttgtggtggaggacaaatccaacaacacccgctacgcagagtacgacatcttcagtgtcgaggatgagcccagcgggtacccgctgaggctgggcaggtactctggggacggcgaggactatctcaccacctaccactccggcctggggggcatacacgacaacatgaagttcagcacaagtgacaaggatcaggaccaggccagtgggaattgcgcaagtagctatggaggctggtggtatgacaagtgtcagaacgtcctgctcaatgggaaaggctacatctactgggcagggttctgtaagagtggggagtgcaagtcttccctcatcctggttaagccaacagacgtgtgctgggtccggcaggaggagcccatcctccttgggagccagcgccgctga